One window of Pocillopora verrucosa isolate sample1 chromosome 9, ASM3666991v2, whole genome shotgun sequence genomic DNA carries:
- the LOC131780451 gene encoding pyridoxal kinase, which translates to MEATSLCRVLSIQSHVVSGYVGNDSATFPLQVLGFDVDTINSVQLSNHTGYDHVKGQVLDANELKVLFEGLKLNKLHQFSHLLTGYVGSKSFLEEVLQVVHDLRQANPNLVFVCDPVMGDAGKFYVPEELLPVYRDQLLPLADIITPNQFEAELLTGMKITNESEVFKAMKILHERGTKTVVITSSELGDNKTLIALGSSVNGNKKCIRMEIPKVDAIFTGTGDLFASVLLAWLHRHPDDLAHACEATVSTVQAVLKRTLAHAQRLAGEGNKPTAGQIELRLVQSLDDIRNPNITFKAQIV; encoded by the exons GTTCTTGGATTTGATGTTGACACAATCAATTCAGTCCAGCTTTCTAACCACACAG gatATGACCATGTAAAAGGGCAAGTTCTGGATGCTAATGAACTCAAAGTCTTATTTGAAGGTCTCAAACTGAATAAATTACATCAATTCTCTCACCTTCTGACAG GTTATGTAGgttcaaaatcatttttggaGGAGGTACTTCAAGTTGTCCATGATCTACGACAAGCAAATCCTAACCTAGTGTTTG tttGTGATCCTGTCATGGGCGATGCAGGGAAATTT TATGTTCCTGAAGAGTTGTTACCAGTCTACAGAGACCAGCTCCTTCCATTAGCAGATATTATAACTCCAAATCAGTTTGAAGCAGA ACTTCTGACTGGCATGAAGATAACCAATGAAAGCGAAGTCTTTAAG GCTATGAAGATACTACATGAAAGAGGTACCAAGACTGTGGTAATTACAAGCTCAGAACTGGGAGATAACAAAACACTAATAGCTCTTGGCAGCTCTGTCAATG GCAACAAAAAGTGCATTAGGATGGAAATTCCTAAAGTAGATGCCATCTTCACTGGAACAGGAGATTTGTTTGCTAGTGTCCTTCTTGCCTGGCTTCATAGACATCCAGATGATTTAGCACATGCCTGTGAGGCAACTGTATCAACAGTTCAAGCGGTGCTGAAACGAACGCTAGCTCATGCACAGC GACTGGCTGGAGAAGGAAACAAACCTACAGCTGGACAAATTGAGCTACGGCTTGTTCAAAGTCTTGATGACATTAGGAATCCAAACATAACATTCAAAGCTCAAATAGTTTGA
- the LOC131780677 gene encoding uncharacterized protein, translating to MLGAVAEFLVYIIESFTGSVIENYSPTGFQEADDDRGLLEEDNLADFTRFDSRGVDTVFQEFDPPAGHYGKMAWKLSRPPSLKFLVTCFKTVFKMQFVFGSSIGLLAIAIAVLDFNTADLCYEKTAQWYSMPRVIQSIRVTSQSIEGFFIQLWHFSIMLCIFGFSFMKELNLFTVNLLAAFTDCCYRLYLQIFGIYKHSWMSYPLNVLFTSMVMTNSVIIAKHIIPEHLYSKKTLFKTTGLLALQFIFGLPICFLLVYKIFPWYNEKSEIEKVFIAGLSPLFLSIPKVIVRTAVPKFNLVHPGVLHLLIGTLYTATAFVFRVMQAELVSFWLFVALGAGHAVVDLIERLTVSMRDYIWEYAYKLLSRYCRSRPRDFPAGITRTPRSMRFVADVSIQLVLTEANALVSAVGFSQLYNFMYPDDFQTPDGYFESLIWQFLARCVTGLAIDVFFNTVSLWLQAMYLNVAVLKVWRSKQWRYHVISNVVCTIMVVLYFTEHLFAIERGKHNGKKLKRFAFNCSLPFSKF from the coding sequence ATGTTAGGCGCTGTGGCGGAATTCCTTGTATACATCATTGAAAGTTTCACTGGAAGTGTAATCGAAAATTACTCCCCAACAGGATTTCAAGAAGCTGATGATGACCGAGGTTTACTTGAGGAAGATAACCTTGCAGATTTCACAAGATTTGATTCCCGCGGTGTCGATACCGTCTTTCAAGAATTCGATCCCCCTGCAGGACATTACGGAAAAATGGCGTGGAAGTTGTCCCGACCTCCGTCTCTTAAATTCCTTGTTACTTGTTTTAAGACGGTCTTTAAAATGCAGTTTGTGTTTGGCTCTTCCATCGGTTTGCTTGCGATTGCCATCGCAGTCTTAGATTTCAACACCGCAGATCTTTGTTACGAGAAGACAGCTCAATGGTACAGCATGCCACGAGTGATTCAGAGCATCCGTGTCACTAGCCAGTCGATAGAAGGGTTCTTCATTCAGCTTTGGCATTTTTCCATAATGTTATGTATATTTGGTTTTTCATTTATGAAAGAGCTTAACCTTTTCACGGTTAATCTGCTTGCTGCTTTTACCGACTGTTGCTATCGCCTGTACCTACAAATATTTGGTATCTACAAACACTCATGGATGAGTTACCCCTTAAATGTTCTGTTTACCTCAATGGTGATGACGAATAGCGTGATCATAGCTAAACATATTATACCCGAGCATTTGTACTCCAAGAAGACCCTATTTAAGACCACAGGTCTTCTAGCCTTGCAGTTTATATTTGGCTTACCTATTTGTTTCTTACTCGTCTACAAGATCTTCCCATGGTATAACGAAAAATCGGAGATTGAGAAAGTGTTCATCGCAGGTTTAAGCCCGTTATTTCTATCGATCCCGAAAGTGATTGTTCGCACAGCCGTACCAAAGTTCAACCTAGTTCACCCTGGAGTTTTGCACCTCTTAATAGGTACTTTATATACTGCAACAGCTTTTGTCTTCCGTGTTATGCAGGCAGAGTTGGTAAGCTTTTGGTTATTTGTCGCTTTGGGCGCTGGTCATGCTGTGGTTGACCTCATAGAGCGCTTAACAGTTTCCATGAGGGATTACATCTGGGAATACGCCTACAAACTACTCTCTCGCTACTGCAGATCACGCCCAAGAGATTTCCCAGCAGGCATAACCCGCACCCCTCGAAGTATGCGTTTTGTTGCAGACGTTAGCATTCAACTTGTCCTAACCGAAGCAAACGCCCTAGTGTCAGCGGTAGGATTCAGCCAATTGTACAATTTCATGTACCCAGATGACTTCCAAACGCCTGATGGTTACTTTGAGAGTCTCATCTGGCAATTCTTGGCTCGTTGCGTTACTGGTCTAGCAATAGATGTATTTTTTAACACTGTATCGTTGTGGCTGCAAGCGATGTACCTAAATGTTGCCGTGTTGAAAGTGTGGAGGAGTAAACAGTGGCGATACCACGTCATTTCCAACGTAGTTTGCACGATAATGGTAGTTTTGTATTTCACAGAGCACCTGTTTGCAATAGAAAGGGGCAAACATAACgggaaaaagttaaaaaggtTTGCTTTTAATTGTTCTTTACCCTTTTCCAAATTCTAA
- the LOC131779502 gene encoding LOW QUALITY PROTEIN: uncharacterized protein (The sequence of the model RefSeq protein was modified relative to this genomic sequence to represent the inferred CDS: inserted 1 base in 1 codon): protein MKYIIDPSGRSVLVVFSIFFTPKKLRDRFKETTPTTLCTLLPERDHQEVSNCLKRTDVTLERGKKVNVTSQKIRLVIRSAHCMLGQGQLAYKQXRARKSLCRLTTKFIYLLSLMVFYLDLKTQDSMVVARGVTRVEKSRQMREGGGFLVRRPVGDRIDHCDPFLMLDHLGPVVYGPGEAVGAPDHPHRGFETVTYLIDGEMKHQDSAGNNGVLKEGWVQWMTAGSGVVHSEMPSDEFLKRGGRSEGFQLWVNLPAEEKMIKPRYQDTDAKKIPVVSSPDGKTKVKVIAGESLGAKAVIDTRTPIMFLDIHIQAGGSFVQDVPEQFDGFAYVWRGAGSFTDERVSVEMGMVGVLGKGNTFQINASPNEDIHVLLIAGVPINEPISRHGPFVMNKWEEIEQAFRDYQSGKLGSIEGSEERYAKTQNAVSKQKQTGTWKKK, encoded by the exons ATGAAGTATATAATTGATCCGTCTGGGAGAAGTGTCCTGGTCGTATTCAGCATCTTTTTCACGCCGAAAAAGCTACGTGATCGTTTTAAGGAAACGACGCCTACTACTTTATGTACCCTACTTCCGGAAAGAGATCATCAAGAAGTTTCGAATTGTTTGAAACGCACTGACGTTACACTAGAGAGGGGTAAAAAAGTCAACGTGACTTCGCAGAAAATTCGCCTTGTCATCCGTTCCGCGCACTGCATGCTGGGTCAAGGCCAGCTGGCATATAAAC TTCGTGCACGCAAAAGTTTGTGTCGACTCACGACAAAGTTTATATACTTGTTGTCATTGATGGTGTTTTACTTAGATCTTAAGACGCAAGACAGTATGGTTGTGGCTCGAGGTGTTACCCGTGTTGAAAAGTCCCGACAGATGAGGGAAGGCGGTGGATTTCTCGTTCGAAGACCTGTCGGAGATCGCATCGATCATTGTGATCCGTTCCTTATGTTGGATCATTTAGGACCGGTGGTTTATGGACCAGGAGAGGCTGTAGGAGCGCCTGATCATCCTCATCGTGGATTTGAGACCGTTACTTATCTCATTGACG GAGAGATGAAACACCAGGACAGTGCTGGAAATAATGGTGTTTTAAAAGAAGGCTGGGTTCAGTGGATGACAGCAGGATCTGGTGTTGTCCACAGTGAAATGCCATCTGATGAATTTCTAAAGAGAGGTGGGAGATCAGAAGGCTTTCAACTCTGGGTAAACTTGCCTGCAGAAGAGAAGATGATCAAACCAAGGTACCAGGACACTGATGCTAAGAAAATTCCAGTGGTTAGCAGTCCAG ATGGGAAAACCAAGGTGAAAGTTATAGCAGGAGAAAGCTTGGGAGCCAAAGCTGTTATAGACACACGAACACCAATCATGTTCCTGGACATTCATATACAGGCTGGTGGATCATTTGTTCAGGATGTTCCTGAGCAATTTGATGGATTTGCTTATGTTTGGAGAGGAGCTGGTTCATTCACTGATGAAAGAGTCTCTGTGGAGATGGGaatg gtGGGTGTGCTTGGAAAAGGAAACACTTTTCAGATAAATGCAAGTCCCAATGAAGACATTCATGTGCTCTTGATTGCAGGGGTACCAATAAATGAACCAATTTCCAGGCATGGACCATTTGTTATGAACAAATGGGAGGAGATAGAGCAAGCTTTTAGGGATTATCAATCTGGCAAACTTGGTTCCATCGAGGGATCTGAAGAACGTTATGCCAAGACACAGAATGCAGTCAGTAAACAGAAACAGACAGGaacatggaagaaaaaataa
- the LOC131779493 gene encoding actin-binding protein WASF3-like, with protein sequence MPLIKRQVSPSELSRGKLEDGFKSELEAVSVNTLCGIMRQLSSISKHAEDLFGELFAETNNIFQRTNSLHERMQNLSIKVTQLDSNVEEISLQDINLRKAFRSTIVTEQQVLASSTLPSAMKERYSGCDKPPRLQDMNPYRDDKKDALKFYTDPTYFFELWCEEMRKEVEKKKKRRRAGRVRAGTSEKKPVKAVKKRVYCAQGEEFKTAGIATTTPTTVTEDNHKPERRNTEYSKQPNGGIPDGEPPNHIISPGDGAGKSGSPAQRRQSRRYTGNNINRPNVAPPPPPVPAIGGGPPPPPAPNAAPAGNAIPPPPPPPGVPAAPPPPPPPPLPGAGGMPSLKQAASQSSVGLQPTISPSSNSLTTSESSISVQSGDTPLPPKEQVDARSDLLSAIRRGMELRKVQVQEAKKEQHSDTNGIMDVATILARRIAVEYSSSEDESETGSEWSDGEDE encoded by the exons aTGCCGTTAATAAAACGACAGGTCAGTCCGTCCGAATTAAGTCGTGGAAAGTTAGAAGATGGGTTTAAGAGTGAATTGGAAGCGGTGTCTGTAAACACGTTATGTGGAATCATGCGACAACTTAGTAGCATTTCTAAACACGCAGAGGACCTTTTTGGAGAGTTATTTGCAGAAACGAATAATATCTTTCAAAGAACGAACTCCCTTCATGAAAGAATGCAGAATTTGTCCATTAAAGTGACACAACTGGACTCCAATGTGGAAGAAA TTTCTTTACAAGACATAAACTTGCGCAAAGCCTTCAGGAGTACAATTGTGACAGAACAACAGGTTCTGGCAAGCAGCACTCTTCCCTCAGCAATGAAGGAGAGGTACAGTGGTTGTGACAAACCTCCAAGACTTCAAGATATGAATCCTTACAGAGATGACAAAAAGGATGCACTCAAGTTTTACACTGATCCAACTTACTTCTTTGAGCTATGGTGTGAAGAGATGAGAAAAGAAgtagagaaaaagaagaaaagaagg cGGGCTGGCCGGGTGAGGGCTGGAACCAGCGAGAAAAAACCTGTCAAGGCTGTGAAGAAGAGAGTCTACTGTGCACAAGGTGAGGAATTTAAAACTGCTGGCATTGCTACAACAACACCTACTACTGTTACAGAGGATAATCATAAGCCTGAAAGACGTAATACAGAGTACTCTAAACAGCCTAATGGTGGCATCCCTGATGGTGAACCACCCAATCATATCATCAGTCCAGGTGATGGAGCAGGAAAATCAGGTTCTCCAGCTCAGCGAAGACAGTCTAGACGGTACACTGGTAATAACATAAACCGTCCAAATGTAGCACCACCTCCCCCACCAGTCCCAGCAATTGGGGGTGGGCCTCCTCCTCCTCCAGCTCCTAATGCAGCACCTGCTGGAAATGCAATTCCTCCACCACCACCGCCACCAGGGGTTCCTGCAGCTCCTCCCCCTCCACCACCACCTCCCTTACCAGGTGCAGGAGGAATGCCATCTCTAAAGCAAGCTGCATCTCAGTCTTCTGTTGGGTTACAGCCAACAATCTCACCATCTTCAAATTCACTGACAACCTCAGAGTCAAGTATAAGTGTTCAAAGTGGAGACACACCCCTCCCTCCTAAGGAACAAGTTGATGCTCGCAGTGACTTACTGTCTGCCATCAGAAGAGGTATGGAGCTCAGGAAAGTCCAAGTTCAGGAAGCAAAGAAAGAGCAGCACAGTGACACAAATGGTATCATGGATGTGGCGACCATCTTGGCTCGTCGTATTGCAGTTGAGTACTCCTCTAGCGAGGATGAAAGTGAGACAGGTTCTGAATGGTCAGATGGGGAAGATGAGTGA